One Sphaerisporangium krabiense DNA segment encodes these proteins:
- a CDS encoding PstS family phosphate ABC transporter substrate-binding protein produces MGYLVGALGWLGRLVDFLGGAGPVVFGIVLLVAAPFLDRLIVRRKRLGFRVLYNSKIGIGPERLHDGADPSDSGPRQLRQVVRLLDRMSVVVIRIRNSGSYDIEPDDFQKPLSFTFGGRVVWNARISEASTPELREELRNSLRFFAAGDTRTGRDNLLTVRGRLTERMNRLLRAPSGQDAGEPRWYGVWLDGISLGRGQMAKLVVVLREPVESRADEVTKSLRHGGRLKETGLIKDEGERRRVTLPRVTGALAVVLTVVLVLSQIAQQPRQPETAVACASGELRVEGSSAFMPTMAAIAEAYKRDCPDARITTNPNGSIEGLRDLAAPATVALSDGMGEFRGQSPYAQKIAVVVFQVVVNTGVGLTTLSAEDLRKIYRGDWTDWNQVPAWRQATGGRGSLPISIVGRGGESGTRRTFERYVLGGLSEPPLTSDDCKTRRSAKAGVIRCERDENVKVVQEIKNTPGAIGYADVSVLRRIRQESGGDTVVQGLSLDGQNFDPSNPDGYPFWTVEYLYSRETPEPGSLKHGFLKYVRENAVAGVQVGNAGFFPCTAQLCDAR; encoded by the coding sequence ATGGGGTACCTGGTGGGCGCGCTGGGCTGGCTGGGGCGACTGGTCGACTTCCTCGGCGGCGCGGGCCCGGTGGTGTTCGGCATCGTCCTGCTGGTCGCCGCCCCCTTCCTCGACCGTCTGATAGTCCGGCGCAAACGGCTCGGCTTCCGGGTGCTGTACAACTCCAAGATCGGCATCGGGCCGGAACGGCTCCACGACGGCGCCGACCCCAGCGACTCAGGCCCCCGGCAGCTCCGCCAGGTCGTGCGCCTGCTGGACCGGATGAGCGTCGTGGTCATCCGCATCCGCAACAGCGGCAGCTACGACATCGAGCCCGACGACTTCCAGAAGCCCCTGTCGTTCACCTTCGGCGGGCGGGTGGTGTGGAACGCCAGGATCTCCGAGGCCAGCACCCCTGAGCTGCGCGAGGAACTGCGCAACAGCCTGCGCTTCTTCGCCGCGGGGGACACGAGGACCGGCCGCGACAACCTCCTCACCGTGCGGGGACGGCTCACCGAGAGGATGAACCGCCTGCTGCGGGCCCCGTCCGGCCAGGACGCGGGGGAACCCCGCTGGTACGGCGTCTGGCTGGACGGCATCTCCCTGGGACGCGGGCAGATGGCCAAGCTGGTCGTGGTCCTGCGCGAGCCGGTCGAGAGCAGGGCCGACGAGGTCACCAAGAGCCTGCGCCACGGCGGCAGGCTCAAGGAGACGGGCCTGATCAAGGACGAGGGGGAGCGGCGCCGCGTCACCCTGCCCCGGGTCACCGGCGCGCTGGCCGTCGTGCTGACCGTCGTGCTCGTGCTGAGCCAGATAGCCCAGCAGCCCCGGCAGCCGGAGACGGCCGTCGCCTGCGCGTCCGGCGAGCTGCGGGTCGAGGGCTCCAGCGCGTTCATGCCGACCATGGCGGCGATCGCCGAGGCATACAAGCGGGACTGCCCCGACGCGCGGATCACGACCAACCCCAACGGCTCCATCGAGGGACTCCGCGACCTGGCCGCGCCCGCCACCGTCGCGCTGTCCGACGGCATGGGCGAGTTCAGGGGCCAGTCGCCGTACGCTCAGAAGATCGCGGTCGTGGTGTTCCAGGTGGTGGTGAACACCGGTGTCGGCCTGACCACGCTGAGCGCCGAGGACCTCCGCAAGATCTACAGGGGCGACTGGACCGACTGGAACCAGGTGCCCGCCTGGCGCCAGGCCACCGGCGGTCGCGGGTCGCTGCCGATCTCGATCGTGGGGCGCGGCGGGGAGTCGGGCACCCGCAGGACCTTCGAGCGGTACGTGCTCGGCGGCCTCTCCGAGCCGCCGCTGACCTCGGACGACTGCAAGACCAGGCGTTCGGCGAAGGCCGGCGTCATCCGATGCGAGCGCGACGAGAACGTCAAGGTCGTCCAGGAGATCAAGAACACCCCCGGGGCGATCGGCTACGCCGACGTGTCCGTGCTGAGGAGGATCCGCCAGGAGAGCGGCGGCGACACCGTCGTGCAGGGGCTCAGCCTCGACGGGCAGAACTTCGACCCCTCGAATCCGGACGGCTACCCCTTCTGGACGGTGGAGTACCTGTACTCGCGCGAGACGCCCGAGCCCGGCTCGCTGAAGCACGGCTTCCTGAAGTACGTCCGGGAGAACGCGGTCGCGGGGGTGCAGGTCGGCAATGCCGGATTCTTCCCTTGCACGGCGCAGTTGTGCGACGCGCGGTGA
- a CDS encoding glycoside hydrolase family 3 protein, producing the protein MSEFSAGASSQSEFSADGDRGLERLAAGTLLAAFPGTTAPDWILRELADGLGGVTLFGFNVEAPEQLAALSRQLRDAGDPVISLDEEGGDVTRLAYHVGSPYPGNAALGAVDDVELTRRVYRAIGDDLARCGVNLDMAPDADVNTADDNPVIGTRSFGSDTDLVSRHTVAAIAGLQQACVAACVKHFPGHGATRQDSHLEIPVVDVPREVLWERELAPFRAAIEAGTKSIMTAHVRVPYLTGTDPATLSSSALTELLRGELGFDGVVITDALDMHAITKSVGLAGGAVLSLAAGSDLLCLGPLPTREDIQEVKAGIVRAVREGRLPLARLEEAAERTARLRSWFTQPPEEPRDGNVIGLTAARRAVKVSGTAAPLVNPFVVEVDTPPTIAVGDVPWGFAPWLPDAEIARVKPDDADATALLERAIGRSLVIVVKDAHRHQASQDIVSALLAGRPDATVVEMGLPIWRPPAATYIATYGAARANAQAAAELFTG; encoded by the coding sequence ATGTCTGAGTTCTCCGCGGGCGCGTCCTCGCAGAGCGAGTTCTCTGCGGACGGCGATCGGGGTCTGGAACGCCTCGCGGCCGGAACGCTGCTCGCGGCCTTCCCCGGCACCACCGCTCCCGACTGGATCCTCCGTGAGCTCGCCGACGGCCTCGGCGGGGTCACGCTGTTCGGATTCAACGTCGAGGCGCCCGAGCAACTGGCCGCCCTGTCCCGGCAACTCCGCGACGCGGGCGATCCGGTCATCTCCCTGGACGAGGAAGGAGGGGACGTCACCCGGCTCGCCTACCACGTCGGCAGCCCTTACCCGGGCAACGCCGCGCTCGGCGCCGTGGACGACGTCGAGTTGACCCGGCGGGTGTACCGCGCGATCGGCGACGACCTCGCACGCTGCGGTGTCAATCTGGACATGGCACCCGACGCGGACGTCAACACCGCCGACGACAACCCGGTCATCGGCACCCGTTCGTTCGGGTCCGACACCGACCTGGTGTCACGGCACACCGTGGCCGCCATCGCGGGCCTCCAGCAGGCGTGCGTGGCGGCCTGCGTCAAGCACTTCCCGGGGCACGGCGCGACCCGGCAGGACTCCCATCTGGAGATCCCCGTGGTCGACGTGCCCCGCGAGGTGCTCTGGGAGCGGGAGCTGGCGCCGTTCAGGGCCGCGATCGAGGCGGGCACGAAGTCGATCATGACCGCCCACGTGCGCGTTCCCTACCTGACCGGTACGGACCCGGCCACGCTCTCGTCCTCCGCGTTGACCGAACTCCTCAGGGGCGAGCTCGGGTTCGACGGCGTCGTGATCACCGACGCCCTCGACATGCACGCGATCACCAAGAGCGTGGGCCTGGCCGGCGGCGCGGTCCTCTCGCTGGCCGCGGGGTCCGACCTGCTCTGCCTCGGCCCGCTGCCGACCCGCGAGGACATCCAGGAGGTCAAGGCCGGGATCGTGCGGGCCGTCCGCGAAGGACGGCTGCCGCTCGCGCGCCTGGAGGAGGCGGCCGAGCGCACCGCGCGCCTGCGCTCCTGGTTCACCCAGCCGCCCGAGGAGCCGAGGGACGGCAACGTGATCGGCCTGACCGCCGCCCGGCGCGCGGTCAAGGTGTCCGGCACGGCCGCCCCGCTGGTCAACCCGTTCGTGGTCGAGGTGGACACCCCGCCCACGATCGCCGTCGGCGACGTCCCGTGGGGGTTCGCCCCCTGGCTGCCGGACGCCGAGATCGCCCGGGTCAAGCCGGACGACGCCGACGCGACCGCTCTGCTGGAACGAGCCATCGGCCGCTCGCTCGTCATCGTGGTGAAGGACGCCCACCGCCACCAGGCGAGCCAGGACATCGTCTCGGCACTGCTGGCCGGGCGCCCGGACGCGACCGTCGTCGAGATGGGCCTGCCGATCTGGCGTCCGCCGGCGGCGACCTACATCGCGACCTACGGCGCGGCCCGCGCCAACGCCCAGGCCGCCGCGGAGCTGTTCACCGGCTGA
- a CDS encoding carbohydrate ABC transporter permease: MTNPQTAKRVRAGGLHAAAIVIFLFSVFPVYWMVATAFKPNDEIFTTRFIPFPLAPTMEHVSRVLTKGVAGHSIWQYLFNSAVVALGTVLIGAVFALLAATAVARFRFRFRTSFLILLLVVQMVPAEALTIPLFLMIKRLGLYDQLLGLIILNMGFTLPFAIWMLRTFVAAVPKELEEAAAIDGASRFVTFWKVLFPLVAPGLVATSIFSFITAWNEFVFALTLINDQGKYTMPVALQYFNSQRSTDWGGIMAASTLMTIPVIVFFLFVQRRMVSGLVAGAVKG; encoded by the coding sequence GTGACGAACCCCCAGACCGCCAAGCGCGTCAGAGCCGGCGGCCTGCACGCGGCGGCCATCGTGATCTTCCTGTTCTCGGTCTTCCCCGTGTACTGGATGGTCGCCACCGCGTTCAAGCCCAACGACGAGATCTTCACGACCCGGTTCATCCCGTTCCCGCTCGCGCCCACCATGGAGCACGTCTCCCGGGTGCTGACCAAGGGCGTGGCCGGTCACTCCATCTGGCAGTACCTGTTCAACAGCGCCGTCGTCGCCCTCGGCACCGTGCTGATCGGCGCCGTCTTCGCGCTGCTCGCGGCCACCGCCGTGGCGCGCTTCCGGTTCCGCTTCCGCACCAGCTTCCTCATCCTGCTGCTGGTCGTGCAGATGGTGCCGGCGGAGGCGCTGACGATCCCGCTCTTCCTCATGATCAAGCGGCTCGGCCTGTACGACCAGCTCCTCGGCCTGATCATCCTGAACATGGGCTTCACGCTGCCGTTCGCGATCTGGATGCTGCGCACCTTCGTCGCCGCGGTGCCCAAGGAACTGGAGGAGGCGGCCGCCATCGACGGCGCCAGCCGCTTCGTCACCTTCTGGAAGGTGCTCTTCCCTCTGGTCGCGCCGGGACTCGTGGCGACCAGCATCTTCTCGTTCATCACCGCGTGGAACGAGTTCGTCTTCGCGCTGACCCTGATCAACGACCAGGGCAAGTACACGATGCCCGTGGCGTTGCAGTACTTCAACAGCCAGCGGTCGACGGACTGGGGCGGCATCATGGCCGCCTCGACGCTGATGACCATCCCGGTCATCGTCTTCTTCCTGTTCGTGCAGCGGCGCATGGTCTCCGGACTGGTCGCGGGCGCCGTCAAGGGCTGA
- a CDS encoding carbohydrate ABC transporter permease: MAQTSTIARGGGDSSAPARRRQKAPRRGRGLPDWAIPYAFLLPGLLVIAVLLLYPLYQMIDMSFHKVGLRQIRPNPQPAEFLGLQNYTDVFKSDLFWTSLRNTVVFAAVTVALTLLLGTLVGLLLHRLGKKMSTFLIIGIMAAWATPPTATAIIWKWLFDSDAGVANWALNQLPDWLSNALFGRSDWSGQPWLNEPFTIYLVLVVAVVWASFPFIAVSVLAGLKAIPSELYEAARVDGSSPLRTFRKITFPLLKPVFSVLLVLSIIWDFKVFTHLYVLAGGTTNREAFNLPIWAYTEAFSAPPKMGFGAAISVILTVIMLIITAVYVRQIVRTEDL, from the coding sequence ATGGCGCAGACGTCAACGATCGCCCGGGGCGGAGGGGACTCCTCCGCCCCGGCGCGGCGCCGTCAGAAGGCGCCGCGCCGGGGCCGTGGCCTTCCCGACTGGGCCATCCCTTACGCGTTCCTGCTGCCGGGCCTGCTGGTCATCGCGGTACTGCTGCTCTACCCGCTGTACCAGATGATCGACATGTCCTTCCACAAGGTAGGACTGCGGCAGATCCGGCCGAACCCCCAGCCCGCCGAGTTCCTCGGCCTGCAGAACTACACGGACGTCTTCAAGTCCGACCTGTTCTGGACCTCGCTGCGCAACACCGTGGTCTTCGCCGCGGTCACCGTCGCGCTCACGCTCCTGCTGGGCACGCTGGTGGGGCTGCTGCTGCACCGGCTGGGCAAGAAGATGTCGACCTTCCTGATCATCGGCATCATGGCCGCCTGGGCCACCCCGCCCACGGCCACGGCGATCATCTGGAAGTGGCTGTTCGACTCCGACGCCGGCGTGGCCAACTGGGCGCTGAACCAGCTTCCCGACTGGCTGTCGAACGCGCTGTTCGGCCGGTCGGACTGGTCGGGCCAGCCCTGGCTCAACGAGCCGTTCACGATCTATCTGGTGCTGGTCGTCGCGGTGGTCTGGGCGTCGTTCCCGTTCATCGCGGTCTCGGTGCTGGCCGGCCTGAAGGCCATTCCGTCGGAGCTGTACGAGGCCGCCCGCGTGGACGGCTCGTCGCCGCTCCGGACGTTCAGAAAGATCACCTTCCCGCTGCTGAAGCCGGTCTTCTCCGTCCTGCTCGTGCTGTCCATCATCTGGGACTTCAAGGTCTTCACGCACCTGTACGTGCTGGCCGGCGGCACGACCAACCGGGAAGCCTTCAACCTGCCGATCTGGGCCTACACCGAGGCGTTCAGCGCGCCTCCGAAGATGGGCTTCGGCGCCGCCATCTCGGTCATCCTGACCGTGATCATGCTGATCATCACGGCCGTGTACGTGCGGCAGATCGTGCGGACGGAGGATCTGTGA
- a CDS encoding sugar ABC transporter substrate-binding protein encodes MKFGKIAAATATTAVLAIGVAACGGSEEPAQSQAPQASAAASSGPKFAGQKLTVWRLGAANDVQTKYMTDLNAKFKEQTGADVDTQWIPWPDAQKKWTAALAGGEGPDVTEFGNDQVAAWVAQDALTDITEVVKSAPDFQQIPQNLWGYETIDGKVYAAPWGGGTRAVLYRKDWFDELGIQPPKTWDELVAAGKKIVEKKGKDVDGFAFNGGSDANMSLSPFVWSAGGDFAAFEGGKWVGKLTEPAFKEGFQFYTDLVAKQGVSGKGRLSQNSVDIAQRFAAGKVGMYVTGGWDITTIKEQSKGKVGDDKMAFFSLPNKEGTGPAPAFQGGNDIAVWKDAKNPELAAEYLKLAAGKEFGTRYAKDGGLLPLYPDALAEYASDPLQAPFAETFKVAKGFPADPNWAEANDTKAVLQNAARAVIEGKKDADKALADANTELETILNQS; translated from the coding sequence GTGAAATTCGGAAAGATCGCTGCCGCGACGGCCACGACCGCCGTTCTAGCCATTGGAGTCGCCGCGTGTGGGGGCAGCGAGGAGCCCGCGCAGTCGCAGGCCCCGCAGGCGTCCGCCGCCGCGTCGTCGGGCCCGAAGTTCGCCGGTCAGAAGCTGACCGTGTGGCGGCTCGGCGCGGCCAACGACGTCCAGACGAAGTACATGACCGACTTGAACGCCAAGTTCAAGGAGCAGACGGGCGCGGACGTCGACACCCAGTGGATTCCCTGGCCCGACGCCCAGAAGAAGTGGACGGCGGCGCTCGCGGGCGGCGAGGGCCCCGACGTGACCGAGTTCGGTAACGACCAGGTGGCCGCGTGGGTCGCGCAGGACGCGCTGACCGACATCACCGAGGTCGTCAAGTCCGCCCCGGACTTCCAGCAGATCCCGCAGAACCTCTGGGGTTACGAGACCATCGACGGCAAGGTCTATGCCGCGCCGTGGGGGGGCGGCACCCGCGCCGTCCTGTACCGCAAGGACTGGTTCGACGAGCTCGGCATCCAGCCGCCCAAGACCTGGGACGAGCTGGTGGCCGCGGGCAAGAAGATCGTGGAGAAGAAGGGCAAGGACGTCGACGGCTTCGCCTTCAACGGCGGCTCCGACGCCAACATGTCCCTCTCGCCGTTCGTCTGGTCGGCCGGCGGCGACTTCGCGGCCTTCGAGGGCGGCAAGTGGGTCGGCAAGCTCACCGAGCCCGCCTTCAAGGAAGGCTTCCAGTTCTACACCGACCTGGTCGCCAAGCAGGGTGTCTCGGGCAAGGGCCGGCTGAGCCAGAACTCGGTGGACATCGCCCAGCGCTTCGCCGCCGGCAAGGTCGGCATGTACGTCACCGGTGGCTGGGACATCACCACCATCAAGGAGCAGAGCAAGGGCAAGGTCGGCGACGACAAGATGGCGTTCTTCTCGCTGCCCAACAAGGAGGGCACGGGCCCGGCCCCGGCGTTCCAGGGCGGCAACGACATCGCCGTCTGGAAGGACGCCAAGAACCCCGAGCTCGCGGCCGAGTACCTGAAGCTGGCCGCCGGCAAGGAGTTCGGCACCCGCTACGCCAAGGACGGCGGCCTGCTGCCGCTGTACCCCGACGCCCTCGCCGAGTACGCGAGCGACCCGCTCCAGGCGCCGTTCGCCGAGACCTTCAAGGTCGCCAAGGGCTTCCCGGCCGACCCGAACTGGGCCGAGGCCAATGACACCAAGGCTGTGCTGCAGAACGCGGCCCGCGCCGTGATCGAGGGCAAGAAGGACGCCGACAAGGCCCTCGCCGACGCGAACACCGAGCTCGAAACGATCCTGAACCAGTCGTAA
- a CDS encoding ROK family transcriptional regulator: MPRRHPGTPRLLRQLNDRAALELLLSKGPLTRAELGEYTGLSKVTSGQLLARLENRGLVTVSGERPGGRGPNAALYAVVPSSAYVAGLEVLPESVTAGVADITGEIIAEVTVDPGEGGEPVKTVHNAVRRVCDYANISLSRLRALVIGTRGVVDPRTGDVRFSFDLPSWHAGVLADLRATFGSSVMIENDVNLAALAEHAYGVARGVDDFVLLWAGVGQGLGVMLGSRLHRGFTGGAGEIGWLPVPGEPLPIDVNEPQSGSFQRLVGTGAVTGLATYHGLGSARPRPAQTSAADIVFGAVSTGQEDFLDELARRLAIGVAAVTVVLDPGLVVLSGDVGRAGGRALAGRIEKAVAEICPSRPRVTVTEVKGNPVLRGAVTAALEQAREEVFSNTIDA, from the coding sequence ATGCCCAGACGACACCCCGGGACACCCCGGCTGCTGCGTCAACTCAACGACCGCGCCGCGCTCGAGCTCCTCTTGTCCAAAGGCCCGCTGACCCGGGCCGAACTCGGGGAGTACACGGGGCTTTCCAAAGTGACCTCCGGACAGCTCCTCGCCCGGCTGGAGAACCGGGGGCTCGTGACCGTCTCGGGGGAACGCCCCGGCGGCCGCGGGCCCAACGCCGCGCTGTACGCGGTGGTCCCGTCCAGCGCTTACGTCGCGGGGCTGGAGGTCCTACCGGAAAGCGTCACCGCGGGGGTCGCGGACATCACCGGCGAGATCATCGCCGAGGTGACCGTGGACCCCGGCGAGGGCGGCGAGCCCGTGAAGACCGTCCACAACGCGGTGCGCCGCGTGTGCGACTACGCGAACATCAGCCTGTCCCGGCTGCGCGCGCTGGTCATCGGGACGCGCGGCGTGGTCGACCCCCGCACCGGAGACGTCCGGTTCTCCTTCGACCTGCCCTCGTGGCACGCCGGAGTGCTGGCCGACCTCCGGGCCACGTTCGGGTCGTCGGTGATGATCGAGAACGACGTGAACCTCGCCGCGCTCGCCGAGCACGCCTACGGGGTCGCGCGCGGCGTCGACGACTTCGTCCTGCTGTGGGCCGGAGTCGGCCAGGGACTCGGCGTCATGCTCGGCTCCCGGCTGCACCGCGGGTTCACCGGCGGCGCCGGAGAGATCGGCTGGCTCCCCGTGCCCGGCGAACCCCTGCCCATCGACGTCAACGAGCCGCAGTCGGGGTCCTTCCAGCGCCTGGTCGGCACCGGGGCCGTCACCGGCCTCGCCACCTACCACGGCCTGGGTTCTGCGCGGCCCCGTCCCGCGCAGACCTCGGCCGCCGACATCGTCTTCGGGGCCGTCTCCACGGGACAGGAGGACTTCCTCGACGAGCTCGCCCGCCGGCTCGCCATCGGCGTCGCGGCCGTCACCGTGGTCCTCGACCCGGGGCTCGTCGTGCTCAGCGGCGACGTCGGCCGCGCCGGCGGCCGCGCCCTGGCCGGGCGCATCGAGAAGGCCGTCGCCGAGATCTGCCCCAGCCGCCCCCGGGTGACCGTCACCGAGGTCAAAGGCAACCCCGTTCTCCGCGGCGCGGTGACCGCCGCCCTGGAACAGGCCCGGGAAGAGGTCTTCTCCAACACCATCGACGCTTGA
- a CDS encoding M15 family metallopeptidase codes for MGDLLVVHDIVLISDHRVTSIGVRDNGEPLVDARGVLAVDGTLADPDGAYTAAHEGLPDDAHAYLREGVLARLVDAQRALPPGYRLLVVEGYRPPALQQRIFEDYTEELRAAFPHMSPAELRAAASRYVSPIEVAPHTAGAAVDLTLAAEDGGPLDMGTRVNATPEESDGACYTSAPGISGEARGHRKILAAALEAAGLVNYPTEWWHWSYGDRYWSHTTGAPAALYGPVPLPSL; via the coding sequence ATGGGAGACTTGCTCGTCGTGCATGACATCGTGCTGATCTCTGACCATCGCGTGACCTCGATCGGCGTCCGGGACAACGGGGAGCCGCTCGTGGACGCGCGGGGCGTCCTGGCCGTGGACGGGACGCTGGCCGATCCGGACGGCGCGTACACGGCCGCGCACGAGGGCCTTCCCGACGACGCCCACGCCTACCTGCGGGAGGGCGTCCTCGCCCGCCTGGTGGACGCGCAGCGGGCGCTCCCGCCCGGGTACCGGCTGCTCGTGGTCGAGGGATACCGGCCACCCGCGCTGCAGCAGCGGATCTTCGAGGACTACACGGAGGAGCTGCGGGCGGCCTTTCCGCACATGTCGCCCGCGGAGTTGCGTGCGGCCGCCAGCCGGTACGTCTCCCCGATCGAGGTCGCCCCGCACACGGCCGGGGCCGCCGTCGACCTGACCCTCGCCGCCGAGGACGGCGGCCCCCTCGACATGGGCACCCGCGTCAACGCCACCCCCGAGGAGAGCGACGGCGCCTGCTACACCTCCGCGCCCGGCATTTCCGGCGAGGCCCGCGGCCACCGTAAGATCCTCGCCGCCGCGCTGGAGGCCGCCGGCCTGGTCAACTACCCCACCGAGTGGTGGCACTGGTCCTACGGCGACCGCTACTGGTCCCACACGACCGGCGCCCCGGCCGCCCTCTACGGCCCTGTGCCCCTTCCGTCCCTCTAG
- a CDS encoding helix-turn-helix domain-containing protein, whose product MEALAARLSQLDSHVEGAIRVVMFYDTLMRRRVDLPALARASAGLAECVAGIRLHGTGRAIRASPGGGEASAPAAPASTVVAVTLDEEEIGTVWLERPGPPGALDQLLLDRLAIAAAAAVERYGPARTTMADPALVELVISPGSDEAARARALRLLGFAADLPVRVVAVRSRLALDRVGGLVCPARPVKAAPLAGVGVLLATTVDAARFPAGAQAGIGAADSPDRSWWQARTALRFTTARRPVVHYDDLGALALLAEVPRDAARGNADVAAIARMAGDSEDLTTLDAYCETGSLRRAAELLHLHHSSVARRLDQIGKTLGIELTEPTGLVRARLALTAWRLLGD is encoded by the coding sequence ATGGAGGCACTGGCCGCACGGCTGTCCCAACTGGACTCCCACGTCGAAGGCGCGATCCGCGTCGTGATGTTCTACGACACGCTGATGCGCCGGCGGGTGGATCTCCCGGCGCTGGCCCGCGCCTCGGCGGGCCTGGCCGAGTGTGTGGCCGGGATACGGCTGCACGGCACGGGGCGGGCGATCCGCGCGTCTCCGGGCGGCGGCGAGGCGTCCGCTCCGGCCGCGCCCGCGTCCACCGTGGTGGCGGTCACCCTCGACGAGGAGGAGATCGGCACGGTGTGGCTGGAACGCCCCGGCCCGCCGGGCGCGCTCGACCAACTGCTCCTGGACCGGCTCGCCATCGCCGCCGCGGCGGCCGTCGAGCGGTACGGCCCGGCCCGCACCACCATGGCCGACCCCGCCCTGGTCGAACTGGTGATCAGTCCTGGCAGCGACGAGGCGGCCAGGGCCCGGGCGCTGCGGCTGCTGGGGTTCGCCGCCGATCTGCCGGTCCGCGTCGTCGCCGTACGGTCGCGGCTCGCGCTCGACCGGGTCGGCGGCCTGGTCTGCCCCGCCCGCCCGGTGAAGGCGGCGCCGCTCGCCGGCGTCGGCGTCCTGCTGGCCACCACCGTGGACGCGGCACGGTTCCCGGCGGGCGCGCAGGCGGGCATCGGCGCCGCGGACAGTCCCGACCGATCCTGGTGGCAGGCGCGCACCGCGCTGCGCTTCACCACCGCGCGCCGGCCGGTGGTCCACTACGACGACCTGGGGGCGCTGGCGCTGCTCGCCGAGGTGCCCCGGGACGCCGCCCGCGGCAACGCGGACGTGGCGGCGATCGCCCGGATGGCGGGCGACTCCGAGGACCTGACGACGCTGGACGCCTACTGCGAGACCGGGTCCCTGCGCCGGGCCGCCGAGCTTCTCCACCTGCACCACAGCAGCGTCGCGCGCCGGCTCGACCAGATCGGGAAGACCCTGGGCATCGAGCTCACCGAGCCCACGGGGCTGGTGAGGGCCAGGCTGGCCCTCACCGCGTGGCGGCTGCTCGGCGACTGA
- a CDS encoding alpha/beta hydrolase has protein sequence MDPELEAFIPLFPRADLTDPVVQRKDFTQLATSIPVPDTADLEIEDRTVPADPGVAVRIYRPHLAQGAIVWMHGGGWVMGDLDTEHPWAVRLAEASRAVVISVGYRLAPENPFPAALDDVYAVLTWAAEHAAELGFDPGRIAVGGHSAGAGLAAAVALRARDEQGPPIRFQLLNQPGLDDRQETWSARHFTDTPWMNRDKVTTVWRHYLGSTPATPYAAPARAADLSGLPPAYLATAEFCPNRDEGIEYALRLLQAGVPVDLHQWSGTFHGSQAILSAQISQRQLTELATTLRRALTN, from the coding sequence ATGGATCCCGAACTGGAAGCGTTCATCCCGCTGTTCCCCCGCGCCGACCTGACCGACCCGGTCGTCCAGCGGAAGGACTTCACCCAACTGGCGACCTCGATCCCCGTGCCGGACACCGCGGACCTGGAGATCGAGGACCGCACGGTGCCCGCCGATCCCGGCGTGGCGGTGCGGATCTACCGGCCCCACCTGGCGCAGGGCGCCATCGTCTGGATGCACGGCGGCGGATGGGTCATGGGCGACCTGGACACCGAGCACCCCTGGGCGGTGCGGCTCGCGGAGGCCTCCCGCGCGGTGGTGATCTCGGTCGGCTACCGCCTCGCGCCCGAGAATCCGTTCCCGGCCGCGCTGGACGACGTCTACGCCGTGCTGACCTGGGCGGCCGAGCACGCGGCCGAACTGGGATTCGACCCCGGACGGATCGCGGTCGGCGGCCACAGCGCCGGCGCGGGGCTCGCGGCCGCGGTGGCGTTGCGGGCGCGCGACGAGCAGGGCCCGCCGATCCGCTTCCAACTCCTCAACCAGCCCGGACTCGACGACCGGCAGGAGACGTGGTCGGCCCGGCACTTCACCGATACGCCGTGGATGAACCGCGACAAGGTCACCACCGTCTGGCGGCACTACCTCGGCTCCACGCCCGCCACGCCGTACGCCGCCCCCGCGCGGGCCGCCGACCTGTCCGGCCTGCCCCCCGCCTACCTCGCCACCGCGGAGTTCTGCCCGAACCGCGACGAAGGCATCGAGTACGCGCTACGCCTGCTCCAGGCCGGCGTCCCGGTCGACCTCCACCAATGGTCCGGCACCTTCCACGGCTCCCAAGCCATCCTCTCCGCCCAGATCTCCCAACGCCAACTAACCGAACTAGCCACAACCCTCCGCCGCGCCCTCACCAACTGA